Proteins encoded in a region of the bacterium genome:
- a CDS encoding acyltransferase: protein MQYRPEIDGLRALAVVPVILFHAGVSGFSGGFVGVDVFFVISGFLITGILIDDLERGKFSLAYFYERRIRRILPALFAVMIVCMPLAWLWLLPDQLLEFSESVIATVFFVSNIFFWSKSGYFETAAEEKPLLHTWSLAVEEQFYIFFPILLLYLWKYRKSLLVHICVFLGIMSFVLCEIGWREAASANFYLAPARGWELLSGAIAALITRKKQTFANNTLSSFGLIAVVCSVFFYDRGTPFPSYYSLLPVLGTVLVLLYGSTGTLVATVLSRKPFVMIGLISYSAYLWHQPLFAFQRVRSLHAPDEITLLGLSFLSLVLAYLSWRFIEAPFRKHGFMSREKVFTALSFPAVILLVGGFVGSIYGSSPGLYFDWKDTSECVVRNGFDDDAHPKKISEKCFQENGRNFILVGDSHAESVSKKLREVIENHNGGLITLLRDACLPIPDTSRKPFQRACVKDKNDYWEFLSRTSATVIFAARWRLNLFGKRFNNGEGGVETGVSGQNYIISDENTTLVNHLIEQIRKLSKKKEVVVFSQIPEAGWHVPHRLQRLENSGQINLLPITTSYEVYQNENKQILSMLEQLESLERVSVFRPEALVCDTSVKGRCLNTSDGVSLYLDDDHPSPAYAELIARAFEQHYLQE, encoded by the coding sequence ATGCAGTATCGCCCAGAGATAGATGGACTAAGAGCTCTCGCTGTTGTTCCAGTGATTTTATTCCATGCTGGCGTGAGCGGTTTTAGTGGAGGGTTTGTCGGCGTCGATGTGTTCTTCGTTATTAGTGGATTCTTGATCACAGGCATCCTTATAGATGATCTTGAGCGTGGGAAATTTAGCCTCGCTTATTTTTATGAGCGGCGCATAAGACGAATATTGCCAGCTTTATTTGCTGTGATGATTGTATGCATGCCCCTCGCATGGCTTTGGTTGTTGCCGGATCAATTACTCGAGTTCTCAGAGAGCGTGATAGCCACAGTTTTTTTCGTTTCAAATATATTTTTCTGGAGCAAGAGCGGTTACTTTGAAACAGCAGCTGAAGAAAAGCCCCTACTACATACATGGAGCCTGGCAGTTGAAGAGCAGTTTTATATTTTTTTTCCAATCCTCCTTCTGTATCTATGGAAATATCGAAAATCTTTACTCGTTCATATCTGTGTCTTTTTAGGGATAATGAGTTTTGTTCTGTGTGAAATTGGCTGGAGGGAAGCTGCATCTGCAAATTTCTACCTGGCTCCAGCACGAGGATGGGAGTTGCTGAGCGGAGCTATCGCCGCACTTATTACAAGGAAAAAACAAACTTTCGCTAATAACACGCTGTCCTCGTTCGGGCTTATAGCGGTGGTATGTTCGGTTTTTTTCTATGATCGCGGCACCCCGTTTCCAAGCTACTATTCTCTTCTCCCAGTTTTAGGAACAGTGCTCGTTCTCCTCTATGGAAGTACAGGAACCTTGGTGGCCACCGTGTTGAGCCGAAAGCCATTTGTCATGATTGGGCTAATAAGTTACTCGGCCTATTTATGGCATCAGCCATTATTTGCGTTTCAGCGAGTCAGAAGTCTTCATGCTCCTGACGAGATAACCCTGCTTGGCTTATCCTTTCTCTCTCTCGTGCTTGCATACCTGAGCTGGAGATTCATAGAAGCGCCATTTCGAAAACATGGATTCATGTCACGAGAAAAAGTGTTTACGGCTCTGTCTTTCCCCGCAGTTATATTACTCGTCGGTGGCTTCGTAGGCTCTATCTATGGTTCATCACCAGGGTTGTATTTTGACTGGAAGGATACAAGCGAGTGTGTTGTAAGAAATGGATTTGATGACGATGCGCATCCTAAAAAAATTTCTGAGAAATGTTTTCAGGAAAATGGAAGGAACTTTATTCTCGTCGGGGACTCGCATGCAGAAAGTGTGAGTAAAAAACTAAGAGAGGTTATAGAGAATCACAACGGAGGCCTGATTACTCTCTTGAGAGATGCATGTCTTCCTATCCCTGACACGTCACGCAAGCCTTTTCAAAGAGCATGCGTAAAAGACAAGAACGACTACTGGGAGTTTTTGAGCCGCACCTCAGCAACAGTTATTTTTGCTGCGCGGTGGAGACTTAATCTTTTTGGAAAGCGTTTTAACAATGGCGAGGGTGGGGTCGAAACTGGAGTCAGTGGCCAAAACTACATAATAAGTGATGAAAATACTACTTTAGTAAATCATTTGATTGAACAGATACGAAAACTCTCCAAAAAGAAAGAGGTAGTCGTTTTTTCTCAAATACCTGAGGCTGGCTGGCATGTGCCCCATCGGCTGCAGAGATTGGAGAACTCTGGCCAAATTAATCTCCTTCCGATTACGACTTCATATGAAGTATATCAGAACGAGAATAAACAGATTCTTTCGATGTTAGAACAATTAGAATCACTAGAGAGAGTTTCGGTTTTTAGGCCCGAGGCACTTGTTTGTGATACGTCCGTGAAAGGTCGATGCCTGAATACAAGCGACGGCGTGTCTTTATATCTCGATGATGACCATCCAA
- the hemB gene encoding porphobilinogen synthase, whose amino-acid sequence MSQFPHFRFRRLRSSETVRTLVRETELSLSNLIQPLFIVPGSGIEKAISSLPGQAQRSIDKSIEYGRQLSDLGITSVLLFGLPEFKDETGSAAWQSDGIIQETIHAFKRELPNMLVITDLCYCEYTSHGHCGILKDGDVDNDATLEILARQAISHAEAGADMIAPSGMMDGMIGCLRSHLDEHRFQNIPIMSYAAKYASACYGPFREAADCAPSEGDRRSYQMDPANTDEAMREVLADLEEGADIVMVKPALMYLDIIQRVKEEFRVPTAAYNVSGEYAMIKAAAANGWIDEKRVMLESLLSMKRAGADIIISYFTEQVARTCTVNGRVQIC is encoded by the coding sequence ATGAGTCAGTTTCCGCATTTTCGATTCCGTCGACTTCGTTCATCAGAGACTGTCAGGACGCTAGTTCGAGAGACAGAACTCTCCCTCTCTAATCTTATTCAGCCGCTCTTTATCGTCCCAGGCTCAGGAATAGAGAAAGCCATCAGCTCTCTTCCTGGACAAGCACAACGAAGTATCGACAAATCAATAGAGTACGGTCGCCAACTCTCAGACCTTGGCATCACCTCAGTGCTTCTATTTGGACTCCCTGAATTCAAAGACGAAACCGGGAGTGCGGCTTGGCAATCCGATGGGATTATCCAAGAGACCATTCACGCCTTCAAACGTGAACTTCCAAATATGCTCGTAATCACTGACCTCTGTTACTGTGAATACACCTCTCATGGGCATTGCGGGATCTTGAAAGATGGAGATGTCGATAACGATGCAACCCTTGAAATACTTGCTCGACAGGCTATCTCTCATGCTGAAGCCGGAGCTGATATGATCGCCCCAAGTGGTATGATGGATGGCATGATTGGTTGCCTCAGATCCCATCTTGATGAACATAGATTTCAAAATATTCCCATCATGAGCTATGCAGCGAAGTATGCCTCTGCATGTTATGGACCGTTTCGAGAAGCGGCTGACTGCGCTCCATCTGAAGGAGATCGCAGGTCATACCAAATGGATCCCGCAAACACAGACGAAGCTATGCGAGAAGTGCTTGCTGACTTAGAAGAAGGGGCAGATATCGTAATGGTCAAGCCAGCACTCATGTACCTCGATATTATCCAGCGGGTAAAAGAAGAGTTTCGAGTTCCAACAGCCGCTTATAACGTGAGCGGTGAGTATGCGATGATCAAAGCAGCCGCTGCCAATGGATGGATAGACGAAAAACGAGTTATGCTCGAGTCACTCCTCTCGATGAAACGAGCTGGAGCAGATATCATCATCTCGTACTTCACCGAACAAGTTGCAAGAACCTGTACCGTGAACGGTCGAGTCCAAATCTGCTAA
- a CDS encoding proline--tRNA ligase — protein MRQSRLLVRTSRQVPRDAHTKSHQFLLRAGYLKQISAGTYSYLPLLHRTLMKISEIVRQEMNAAGAQELLMAALQPKELWQESERWERYTVLDGIMFSFEDRRGATVCLGPTHEEVITDIVRREVDSYKDLPLTLYQIQTKFRDEIRPRFGLMRAREFIMKDAYSFDADREGLEHSFHLMDQAYHKICKRMGFAYRSVEADSGAIGGAVSREFMALADSGEDTIMFCNACDYAANLERAESRLQEYEQDAEVLPMKEVLGENLIGVEPLAAHLGIPIWKTTKTLLFNADDSVVAVMVRGDSDVNGLKVANYLGCKILRLCSPEQIKELTNAEVGYAGPIGLPDHVKIVSDNFVDRRVNFECGANQTHYHNIDVNFGRDLERPEFGDFKLAKCGDGCPRCEHGVLAETRGIEVGHIFQLGTQYSSQMGANFRTKDGESRPLVMGCYGIGITRIAAAVVESSHDEKGIIWPLHIAPYQVHLIGLNFEKAAIREEAERLYDELRLRGVETLYDDRELRAGEKFSDADLIGIPLRVTVSERSLKNGGVEVKQRSGQESTIVASHLIHEHIQSFLAAAEEGISRS, from the coding sequence ATGCGCCAATCACGGTTATTGGTCCGCACTTCGAGACAGGTGCCTAGAGATGCCCATACAAAATCGCATCAGTTTCTGTTAAGAGCTGGTTATCTTAAACAGATCTCAGCTGGCACCTACTCCTATCTTCCTTTGCTCCACAGAACTCTGATGAAGATTAGTGAAATTGTGCGACAAGAGATGAATGCAGCTGGAGCACAGGAGTTGTTGATGGCTGCTCTTCAGCCGAAAGAGCTTTGGCAGGAGTCAGAGCGATGGGAGCGGTACACGGTTCTCGACGGGATAATGTTTTCGTTTGAGGACCGTCGCGGCGCTACTGTTTGTCTTGGGCCAACGCATGAGGAGGTTATTACCGATATCGTTCGTCGCGAAGTGGATTCGTATAAAGATTTACCTCTTACTCTGTACCAGATTCAGACAAAGTTTCGTGATGAGATTCGTCCGCGCTTTGGTCTTATGCGGGCGCGTGAATTCATAATGAAGGATGCGTATAGTTTTGATGCGGATCGGGAGGGATTGGAGCATTCATTTCATCTCATGGATCAGGCGTACCATAAAATTTGCAAACGGATGGGATTTGCCTATCGATCGGTAGAGGCTGATTCAGGAGCGATAGGAGGGGCTGTAAGCCGCGAATTCATGGCCTTAGCTGATTCTGGTGAAGATACCATAATGTTTTGTAACGCATGTGATTATGCAGCAAATCTTGAGCGAGCAGAGTCCCGATTGCAAGAGTATGAGCAAGACGCTGAGGTGCTTCCGATGAAGGAGGTCTTGGGCGAAAATCTGATAGGCGTTGAACCACTTGCTGCGCATCTCGGTATTCCGATTTGGAAGACCACGAAAACGCTACTTTTCAATGCGGATGATAGCGTTGTTGCAGTAATGGTGCGAGGAGATAGTGACGTTAATGGGTTAAAGGTAGCAAATTATCTTGGTTGTAAAATCTTGCGGTTGTGCTCGCCTGAGCAGATAAAAGAGCTCACGAATGCTGAGGTCGGCTATGCGGGGCCGATTGGTCTACCTGATCATGTAAAGATAGTTTCAGATAATTTTGTTGATAGAAGAGTCAATTTTGAATGTGGTGCGAATCAGACTCACTATCACAATATCGATGTGAATTTTGGAAGAGACCTTGAGAGACCAGAGTTTGGCGACTTTAAGTTGGCAAAGTGTGGGGATGGGTGTCCTCGCTGCGAGCATGGTGTGTTAGCTGAGACTCGCGGGATTGAGGTCGGCCACATTTTTCAACTTGGAACACAGTACTCTTCTCAGATGGGGGCCAACTTTCGAACGAAAGACGGAGAAAGTCGCCCATTGGTGATGGGGTGTTATGGGATCGGGATTACTCGTATAGCAGCAGCGGTTGTTGAAAGTAGTCACGATGAAAAGGGGATTATCTGGCCGCTACATATTGCGCCGTATCAAGTCCATCTCATAGGGCTTAATTTTGAAAAGGCAGCAATTCGAGAAGAGGCGGAGCGGCTGTATGATGAGCTACGTTTGCGTGGGGTAGAGACGCTTTATGATGACCGTGAGCTGAGGGCGGGGGAGAAGTTTTCTGATGCTGATCTTATAGGGATTCCTTTGCGAGTCACGGTAAGCGAACGGTCGCTAAAAAATGGTGGGGTAGAGGTAAAGCAAAGGAGCGGGCAGGAAAGTACGATAGTTGCCTCTCACCTGATTCACGAGCATATTCAGAGTTTTCTTGCTGCGGCAGAGGAAGGGATCTCTCGTTCGTAG